The following proteins come from a genomic window of Triticum aestivum cultivar Chinese Spring chromosome 6A, IWGSC CS RefSeq v2.1, whole genome shotgun sequence:
- the LOC123128636 gene encoding GPI ethanolamine phosphate transferase 2 isoform X1 encodes MGAAVAGWTVAAVLLQVAGLSLFLYGFFPVKPTLPGFSGAESYRAPSCGPVVGGEGPALPPDQLRSLYRELSEVPHVYDRLVLMVIDGLPAEFVLGRGGKPPAKEMMESMPYTQSLLAGCRAVGYHAKAAPPTVTMPRLKAMVSGAIGGFLDVALNFNTQAFLDDNLLDQLHTIGYKLVMLGDETWIKLFPTLFYRQDGVSSFYVKDTVEVDFNVSRHLESELAAKDWDALILHYLGLDHVGHIGGRQSNLMTPKLKEMDDVIRRIHAAFKSSQDSSHRTLLVVVSDHGMTEVGNHGGSSYEETDSLALFIGHSVESSYCSPYEQKEALQVDLAPTLALLFGIPIPKNNIGVLLLELFNSLTDDQKLRTLELNSWQILRLLEEQRPAFCSEDCVDSKDDFGVDMLPGSIEEKLCRLLSKAFASHRSSLLHRDSDFRSVEAAGLFGTAVDSYSGFLRHASEWLSHRATDKPLYLLVSAISLMIISCFSLAGIISCIFKGKSQIKAEHHSELDLDKHWHLDEVFILMGILIYVASLGSSSFVEEEQYIWHFLTSTLYLIFLMKTVQSMLKETNSTVVHRSEANMFRRNSSSYLASYKLTPGQQDGCKLYTVLIVLVAGRILRAWYQGGINWVHFPDISKILTQSDSSIVKSLQSISVLAVVVLYSVSLMLLRTRRILIIGLWLSHLSCGLLVMLHIWKSQVDTSTPINHSTTSIAQIFYVIASISVTCTFLLSPWIFPTHSKEAEPTSSSGSNPEKAHGLNHSVFLTGVTYTMFWCLLQLLLQQPINAIPVLLILLQIISSVIYFSLEKSLHRQWVQVVAMQFLGMTGHFGLGNTNSLASIDVAGAFIGISSYSTVLSGVLMFIITYGSPLLLYLGMVVHMSVKDSTDISTPQKWSSILNRMIALPCLLALLINSIALTSYTIVLLLMRNHLFVWSVFSPKYLYVCAATVCTYAGVLIIAMTGAYTCAVFSFRTRNYRDKSVDQIDG; translated from the exons ATGGGCGCCGCCGTGGCGGGGTGGACGGTGGCGGCGGTGCTGCTGCAGGTCGCgggcctctccctcttcctctacGGCTTCTTCCCCGTCAAGCCCACGCTCCCGGGCTTCAG TGGCGCGGAGAGCTACCGGGCGCCGTCGTGCGGCCCCGTCGTCGGCGGGGAGGGGCCGGCGCTTCCTCCGGATCAGCTCAGATCGCTCTACAGG GAACTTTCGGAGGTCCCCCATGTGTATGATCGCTTGGTATTGATG GTGATAGATGGGCTACCTGCTGAATTTGTACTGGGGAGAGGTGGAAAACCTCCAGCCAAAGAAATGATGGAGTCAATGCCATACACACAGTCTCTGTTAGCTGGTTGCAGAGCAGTGGGTTATCATGCAAAGGCTGCACCTCCAACCGTTACAATGCCCCGGCTAAAA GCAATGGTGTCAGGGGCAATTGGAGGTTTTCTAGATGTAGCACTTAACTTCAATACTCAAGCTTTCTTGGATGACAATCTTCTTG ATCAGCTTCATACGATTGGTTATAAGTTAGTGATGTTGGGAGATGAAACATGGATCAAATTGTTCCCAACACTGTTCTACAGACAAGATGGAGTGAGCAGTTTTTAT GTTAAAGATACGGTTGAGGTTGATTTCAATGTTTCTCGCCATCTGGAATCTGAACTTGCTGCAAAAGACTGGGATGCACTG ATTCTTCACTATTTAGGTTTAGATCATGTTGGCCATATAGGCGGCCGCCAGAG CAATTTGATGACCCCAAAGCTGAAGGAGATGGATGATGTTATTAGAAGGATCCATGCTGCATTTAAGAGCAGTCAGGATAGTTCACACAGAACACTTTTG GTTGTGGTCAGTGATCATGGAATGACTGAAGTTGGTAATCATGGAGGATCTTCTTATGAAGAAACTGACTCCCTTGCCCTTTTTATAGGACACAGTGTTGAGAGCTCATATTGTTCACCTTATGAACAGAAAGAAGCACTTCAA GTTGACCTTGCCCCAACTCTAGCTCTTCTCTTTGGCATACCGATTCCCAAAAACAATATAGGTGTCTTGCTTCTGGAGCTTTTTAATTCTTTGACAG ATGACCAAAAACTACGCACCCTAGAACTGAACTCGTGGCAAATCTTAAGATTGTTAGAAGAACAGAGACCTGCTTTCTGCTCTGAAGATTGTGTTGATTCAAAGGATGACTTTGGAGTTGATATGCTTCCTGGATCTATTGAGGAAAAGTTGTGTCGTTTGCTTTCTAAGGCTTTTGCTTCTCATCGATCCTCACTTCTTCATCGAGATTCTGATTTCAG GTCCGTTGAAGCAGCTGGGCTCTTTGGGACTGCTGTGGACTCCTACTCTGGCTTCTTAAGACATGCGAGTGAGTGGTTATCTCACAGAGCGACCGAT AAACCACTCTATTTGCTTGTCTCTGCAATCTCCTTGATGATTATTTCATGTTTTTCTCTTGCCGGAATTATCTCTTGCATATTTAAGGGGAAGTCACAAATTAAAGCTGAACACCATTCTgagttggatttggataaacattGGCACCTTGATGAGGTTTTCATTCTAATGGGGATTTTGATCTATGTTGCCAGCCTTGGTTCAAGCTCTTTTGTTGAAGAAGAGCAGTATATATGGCATTTTCTCACTTCTACTCTATATTTAATATTTCTCATGAAGACAGTCCAATCAATGTTGAAAGAAACAAACTCAACAGTAGTCCATAGATCGGAAGCAAATATGTTTCGCAGAAATAGCTCCTCTTATCTTGCCAGCTATAAGCTAACCCCAGGACAGCAAGATGGATGCAAGTTATATACTGTCCTTATTGTTCTTGTTGCTGGGAGAATTCTAAGAGCCTGGTATCAAGGTGGGATTAACTGGGTTCACTTTCCTGACATTTCAAAGATATTGACCCAGTCTGACTCTTCTATTGTAAAGTCTCTGCAAAGTATCTCAGTTCTTGCAGTTGTGGTATTATATTCAGTTTCACTCATGTTACTGAGAACAAGGAGAATTCTTATTATAGGGCTATGGTTGAGTCACCTTTCGTGTGGGCTTTTAGTTATGCTTCATATCTGGAAAAGTCAGGTTGATACTTCGACACCAATCAACCATAGCACAACATCAATAGCTCAGATATTCTATGTCATCGCAAGTATTTCAGTAACTTGCACTTTTCTTTTATCGCCATGGATATTTCCAACACATTCTAAAGAAGCAGAACCAACATCCTCCTCCGGCTCCAATCCTGAAAAGGCGCATGGCCTCAATCATTCAGTGTTCTTGACTGGAGTAACATATACAATGTTCTGGTGCCTCCTTCAATTGCTTCTGCAACAACCCATAAATGCAATTCCTGTTTTGCTTATTCTCTTGCAAATAATCTCGAGCGTGATTTATTTTTCTCTGGAGAAATCATTGCATAGGCAATGGGTGCAG GTTGTCGCAATGCAATTCTTGGGAATGACCGGCCACTTTGGTCTTGGGAACACGAATAGCCTCGCCAGCATCGATGTTGCTGGAGCTTTCATT GGCATCTCAAGCTACTCCACGGTCCTTTCTGGGGTGCTGATGTTCATCATTACATATGGGTCACCTCTGCTGTTATACCTCGGGATGGTGGTTCACATGTCGGTGAAAGATAGTACTGATATCTCCACTCCACAGAAATGGAGCAGCATCCTGAACAGAATGATCGCACTGCCCTGTTTGCTCGCTTTGCTCATCAATTCTATTGCCCTGACTTCATACACCATCGTTCTGCTGCTCATGAGGAACCACTTGTTTGTCTGGAGTGTGTTCTCGCCAAA GTACCTCTACGTCTGCGCGGCGACGGTGTGCACATATGCTGGAGTGCTGATTATAGCCATGACCGGGGCGTACACCTGCGCCGTGTTCTCGTTCAGGACGAGGAACTACAGAGACAAATCCGTGGATCAGATCGACGGCTAG
- the LOC123128636 gene encoding GPI ethanolamine phosphate transferase 2 isoform X2, protein MMESMPYTQSLLAGCRAVGYHAKAAPPTVTMPRLKAMVSGAIGGFLDVALNFNTQAFLDDNLLDQLHTIGYKLVMLGDETWIKLFPTLFYRQDGVSSFYVKDTVEVDFNVSRHLESELAAKDWDALILHYLGLDHVGHIGGRQSNLMTPKLKEMDDVIRRIHAAFKSSQDSSHRTLLVVVSDHGMTEVGNHGGSSYEETDSLALFIGHSVESSYCSPYEQKEALQVDLAPTLALLFGIPIPKNNIGVLLLELFNSLTDDQKLRTLELNSWQILRLLEEQRPAFCSEDCVDSKDDFGVDMLPGSIEEKLCRLLSKAFASHRSSLLHRDSDFRSVEAAGLFGTAVDSYSGFLRHASEWLSHRATDKPLYLLVSAISLMIISCFSLAGIISCIFKGKSQIKAEHHSELDLDKHWHLDEVFILMGILIYVASLGSSSFVEEEQYIWHFLTSTLYLIFLMKTVQSMLKETNSTVVHRSEANMFRRNSSSYLASYKLTPGQQDGCKLYTVLIVLVAGRILRAWYQGGINWVHFPDISKILTQSDSSIVKSLQSISVLAVVVLYSVSLMLLRTRRILIIGLWLSHLSCGLLVMLHIWKSQVDTSTPINHSTTSIAQIFYVIASISVTCTFLLSPWIFPTHSKEAEPTSSSGSNPEKAHGLNHSVFLTGVTYTMFWCLLQLLLQQPINAIPVLLILLQIISSVIYFSLEKSLHRQWVQVVAMQFLGMTGHFGLGNTNSLASIDVAGAFIGISSYSTVLSGVLMFIITYGSPLLLYLGMVVHMSVKDSTDISTPQKWSSILNRMIALPCLLALLINSIALTSYTIVLLLMRNHLFVWSVFSPKYLYVCAATVCTYAGVLIIAMTGAYTCAVFSFRTRNYRDKSVDQIDG, encoded by the exons ATGATGGAGTCAATGCCATACACACAGTCTCTGTTAGCTGGTTGCAGAGCAGTGGGTTATCATGCAAAGGCTGCACCTCCAACCGTTACAATGCCCCGGCTAAAA GCAATGGTGTCAGGGGCAATTGGAGGTTTTCTAGATGTAGCACTTAACTTCAATACTCAAGCTTTCTTGGATGACAATCTTCTTG ATCAGCTTCATACGATTGGTTATAAGTTAGTGATGTTGGGAGATGAAACATGGATCAAATTGTTCCCAACACTGTTCTACAGACAAGATGGAGTGAGCAGTTTTTAT GTTAAAGATACGGTTGAGGTTGATTTCAATGTTTCTCGCCATCTGGAATCTGAACTTGCTGCAAAAGACTGGGATGCACTG ATTCTTCACTATTTAGGTTTAGATCATGTTGGCCATATAGGCGGCCGCCAGAG CAATTTGATGACCCCAAAGCTGAAGGAGATGGATGATGTTATTAGAAGGATCCATGCTGCATTTAAGAGCAGTCAGGATAGTTCACACAGAACACTTTTG GTTGTGGTCAGTGATCATGGAATGACTGAAGTTGGTAATCATGGAGGATCTTCTTATGAAGAAACTGACTCCCTTGCCCTTTTTATAGGACACAGTGTTGAGAGCTCATATTGTTCACCTTATGAACAGAAAGAAGCACTTCAA GTTGACCTTGCCCCAACTCTAGCTCTTCTCTTTGGCATACCGATTCCCAAAAACAATATAGGTGTCTTGCTTCTGGAGCTTTTTAATTCTTTGACAG ATGACCAAAAACTACGCACCCTAGAACTGAACTCGTGGCAAATCTTAAGATTGTTAGAAGAACAGAGACCTGCTTTCTGCTCTGAAGATTGTGTTGATTCAAAGGATGACTTTGGAGTTGATATGCTTCCTGGATCTATTGAGGAAAAGTTGTGTCGTTTGCTTTCTAAGGCTTTTGCTTCTCATCGATCCTCACTTCTTCATCGAGATTCTGATTTCAG GTCCGTTGAAGCAGCTGGGCTCTTTGGGACTGCTGTGGACTCCTACTCTGGCTTCTTAAGACATGCGAGTGAGTGGTTATCTCACAGAGCGACCGAT AAACCACTCTATTTGCTTGTCTCTGCAATCTCCTTGATGATTATTTCATGTTTTTCTCTTGCCGGAATTATCTCTTGCATATTTAAGGGGAAGTCACAAATTAAAGCTGAACACCATTCTgagttggatttggataaacattGGCACCTTGATGAGGTTTTCATTCTAATGGGGATTTTGATCTATGTTGCCAGCCTTGGTTCAAGCTCTTTTGTTGAAGAAGAGCAGTATATATGGCATTTTCTCACTTCTACTCTATATTTAATATTTCTCATGAAGACAGTCCAATCAATGTTGAAAGAAACAAACTCAACAGTAGTCCATAGATCGGAAGCAAATATGTTTCGCAGAAATAGCTCCTCTTATCTTGCCAGCTATAAGCTAACCCCAGGACAGCAAGATGGATGCAAGTTATATACTGTCCTTATTGTTCTTGTTGCTGGGAGAATTCTAAGAGCCTGGTATCAAGGTGGGATTAACTGGGTTCACTTTCCTGACATTTCAAAGATATTGACCCAGTCTGACTCTTCTATTGTAAAGTCTCTGCAAAGTATCTCAGTTCTTGCAGTTGTGGTATTATATTCAGTTTCACTCATGTTACTGAGAACAAGGAGAATTCTTATTATAGGGCTATGGTTGAGTCACCTTTCGTGTGGGCTTTTAGTTATGCTTCATATCTGGAAAAGTCAGGTTGATACTTCGACACCAATCAACCATAGCACAACATCAATAGCTCAGATATTCTATGTCATCGCAAGTATTTCAGTAACTTGCACTTTTCTTTTATCGCCATGGATATTTCCAACACATTCTAAAGAAGCAGAACCAACATCCTCCTCCGGCTCCAATCCTGAAAAGGCGCATGGCCTCAATCATTCAGTGTTCTTGACTGGAGTAACATATACAATGTTCTGGTGCCTCCTTCAATTGCTTCTGCAACAACCCATAAATGCAATTCCTGTTTTGCTTATTCTCTTGCAAATAATCTCGAGCGTGATTTATTTTTCTCTGGAGAAATCATTGCATAGGCAATGGGTGCAG GTTGTCGCAATGCAATTCTTGGGAATGACCGGCCACTTTGGTCTTGGGAACACGAATAGCCTCGCCAGCATCGATGTTGCTGGAGCTTTCATT GGCATCTCAAGCTACTCCACGGTCCTTTCTGGGGTGCTGATGTTCATCATTACATATGGGTCACCTCTGCTGTTATACCTCGGGATGGTGGTTCACATGTCGGTGAAAGATAGTACTGATATCTCCACTCCACAGAAATGGAGCAGCATCCTGAACAGAATGATCGCACTGCCCTGTTTGCTCGCTTTGCTCATCAATTCTATTGCCCTGACTTCATACACCATCGTTCTGCTGCTCATGAGGAACCACTTGTTTGTCTGGAGTGTGTTCTCGCCAAA GTACCTCTACGTCTGCGCGGCGACGGTGTGCACATATGCTGGAGTGCTGATTATAGCCATGACCGGGGCGTACACCTGCGCCGTGTTCTCGTTCAGGACGAGGAACTACAGAGACAAATCCGTGGATCAGATCGACGGCTAG
- the LOC123128639 gene encoding classical arabinogalactan protein 10, which yields MAVPLQCKDASAQLPAPAPGPVATSAASPAMPPLLAPASPSGTTVATPPAGSQSQGQTRPQVAPSSAWRDGAHVPALFAAILAVGAMLV from the exons ATGGCCGTCCCGCTTCAGTGCAAAG ATGCGTCGGCGCAGCTCCCGGCTCCAGCTCCGGGCCCCGTCGCGACCTCGGCGGCATCTCCCGCCATGCCCCCGCTGC TGGCGCCGGCGTCGCCGTCGGGAACCACCGTGGCGACCCCACCGGCGGGGAGCCAGAGCCAGGGGCAGACGAGGCCGCAGGTGGCGCCCAGCTCTGCCTGGAGAGACGGTGCTCATGTGCCTGCGTTGTTCGCAGCGATCCTCGCAGTTGGAGCCATGCTGGTTTGA